In Molothrus aeneus isolate 106 unplaced genomic scaffold, BPBGC_Maene_1.0 scaffold_34, whole genome shotgun sequence, a single window of DNA contains:
- the LOC136570467 gene encoding LOW QUALITY PROTEIN: serine/threonine-protein kinase pim-1-like (The sequence of the model RefSeq protein was modified relative to this genomic sequence to represent the inferred CDS: substituted 1 base at 1 genomic stop codon): MGTNGPRASVAAAAAAVKAAKEATLSTPSCFSSPSPAVLHSLPLSLSRCPSTPNLSPHAWPWPSRRALASGRLWPCWRWHCRGGISAWGWGGIASLWLRLAPAWPQPRPRPRPQLLPVPAADTGGAAAPAASAAACPARALPLGSAAASPEPPLSRSCEXTPGHGRPGALEGRSGALAGPGPSADSCVVPAGKAQQGLKEQDRLGSLLGRGGFGSVFAATRLSDCSPVAIKRVPRNRVRHWSELPDSSRAPLEIVLLSKVSTGFPGVVQLLDCLELPNDILMLLERPEQCQDLQHFIGARGFLPEEAVRELFRQVLEAVRHCTRCGVLHRDIKPENILLDLHTGQAKLIDFGCGTCLQDTAYTHFAGEPTQGNTVIQPPEWTHFGWYYGKPATIWSLGILLHQMVCGEHPFRRGQNISWDHQLSLPQGLSQECQDLILCLSMLDLERPSLEELFCHPGMQNIHLP; the protein is encoded by the exons ATGGGGACAAACGGCCCCAGAGCTTCagttgcagcagcagcagcggcagtgaaagcagcaaaagaagcGACTTTGTCGACTCCCTCttgcttctcctctccctctcctgcagtCCTGCACTCTCTCCCACTCTCCCTTTCCCGGTGTCCCTCCACTCCCAATCTCTCTCCCCATGCCTGGCCCTGGCCGTCCCGCCGCGCCCTCGCCTCCGGCCGGCTCTGGCCGTGCTGGCGGTGGCACTGCCGGGGGGGCAtcagtgcctggggctggggcggcATCGCCTCCCTTTGGCTCCGCctggccccagcctggccccagccccggccccggccccggccccagcTCCTCCCGGTGCCCGCAGCGGACACAGGTGGTGCAGCTGCTCCCGCCGCCTCCGCTGCGGCTTGCCCGGCCCGAGCTCTGCCGCTCGGCAGCGCGGCCGCCAGCCCCGAGCCGCCGCTGTCCCGTTCCTGTGAGTGAACGCCTGGGCATGGCCGGCCCGGGGCACTTGAGGGGCGCTCAGGGGCCCTTGCTGGCCCCGGGCCGAGCGCTGACAGCTGTGTCGTGCCCGCAGGGaaggcacagcagggcctgaaggagcaggacaggctgggctcGCTGCTGGGGCGCGGCGGCTTCGGCAGTGTCTTCGCGGCCACGCGGCTCTCGGACTGCTCCCCG GTGGCCATCAAAAGGGTGCCACGGAACCGCGTCCGGCACTGGAGCGAGCTG cctgacagcagcagggccccGCTGGAGATCGTGCTGCTGTCCAAGGTGTCCACTGGCTTCCCTGGTGTGGTCCAGCTGCTGGACTGCCTTGAGCTCCCCAACGACATCTTGATGCTGCTGGAGCGCCCGGAGCAGTGTCAGGACCTGCAGCATTTCATTGGGGCACGGGGATTCCTTCCCGAGGAGGCGGTGCGGGAGCTGTtccgccaggtgctggaggccgtgCGGCATTGCACCAGATGTGGGGTCCTGCACAGGGACATCAAACCAGAGAACATCCTGCTTGACCTGCACACCGGGCAGGCCAAATTGATTGACTTTGGCTGTGGCACCTGCCTGCAAGACACAGCCTACACTCACTTTGCAGGTGAGCCCACGCAGGG GAACACGGTCATACAGCCCCCAGAATGGACCCACTTTGGCTGGTACTATGGCAAGCCAGCtaccatctggtccctgggcatcctgctgcacCAGATGGTCTGCGGGGAGCACCCTTTCAGGAGGGGCCAGAACATCAGCTGGGACCATCAGCTCTCGCTGCCACAAGGGCTCTCTCAAG AGTGCCAAGATCTGATCTTGTGTTTATCCATGCTGGACTTGGAAAGGCCCTCATTGGAAGAGCTGTTCTGTCATCCTGGGATGCAGAATATTCATCTGCcctag
- the LOC136570468 gene encoding maestro heat-like repeat-containing protein family member 7 → MEQRDPRVPKLLRVEEEEEGRGPAPTQETKEEVTLGLPQEGAVLERTQEQEPARGLFRRTAQMPALVRYIHQWLLANQFAEHRLNRSLLDLTYGAHLPRALRAPQPISLYSLAQVSEQQRVPGPSGCSLCKPWHAIVVMWKILQVPCVPHMVTVYFPHLFVHLLFQVFLSTLDMPEEVDAFWKGCQEQYGLATSPNRFAVRTLKSLLCHMQHEDVVVAIERKHAWDTLLCADTHHYAMALLAREMCCVSIPLCSRIARYLLRLLSTQEPRWELPGLAFLVEVLQFLDLSQRGANRVLPILSRQLQSECRERRRLALRALLELIEEPFMTKKMWNLTESLVQFLWDADGEIVFMTVMLLSFIILDKDTMMPGPITLLLLEALLPLFDHNNSQVQLLSILLFRTLVTLPERENEKKALKTPLHQSLLPLFFHCHDDNQLVAQASQESLLCVAEFLKRRDLERLVKNQNLWKFSECLLAEDSSRAAEHLRQALPYLQSPQESLRAAAIRFTGMAARHLRGKKEELRLIYNALQHLTEDTSSALSDVALATLHVLQALQSEPYSVFQRLQDQLRRAWRTRPGLSALGWLRCCSSAES, encoded by the exons atggagcagagagacccaagagtgcccaagctgctcagggtggaggaggaggaagaaggccgtggacctgctccaacacaggaaaccaaagaggAGGTGACACTCGGGCTGCCAcaggagg gtgcagtcctggagcgcacacaagagcaggagcccgCCCGTGGCCTCTtccgcagaacagcgcag ATGCCCGCCCTGGTCAGGTACATCCACcagtggctcctggccaatcagtttgctgagcacaggctgaacaggagcctgctggatcTGAC gtatggggcccacctgcccagggcgctcagggctccccagcccatcagcctgtacagcctggcccaggtgtccgagcaacagagagttccagggccctctggctgctccctttgcaAGCCCTGGCAC gcaatcgtggtgatgtggaagatcctgcaggtgccctgtgtcccacataTGGTGACGGTCTATTTCCCCCAcctctttgtgcatctgctcttccaagtgttcCTCAGCACTCTGGAtatgccagaggaggtcgatgccttctggaagggatgccaggagcaatacggccttgccaccagccccaacag gtttgcagtgcggaccctgaagtccctgctctgccacatGCAGCACGAGGATGTGGTGGTGGCAATTGAACGCAAACATGCCTGGGACACGCTGTtgtgtgctgacacccaccactatgccatggctctgctggccag ggagatgtgctgtgTCTCCATCCCCTTGTGCTCCCGCATCGCTCGCTACCTGCTgcggctgctcagcacacaggagccacgcTGGGAGCTGCCCGGCCTGgccttccttgtggag gtcctccAGTTCCTGGACTTGAGTCAACGTGGTGCTAACAGAGTTCTGCCAATCTTgtcaaggcagctgcagagcgaGTGCAGAGAGAGGCGTCGCCTGGCGCTCAGGGCCCTTCTCGAGCTCATTGAGGAGCCCTTCATG accaaaaaaatgtgGAACCTGACTGAAAGTCTTGTGCAGTTCCTGTGGGATGCAGATGGAGAGATAGTTTTCATGACAGTCATGCTACTCAGCTTTATCATCTTGGACAAGGACACGATGATGCCCGGCCCcatcacactgctgctgcttgaggcgctcctgccactctttgaccac AACAATAGccaggtgcagctgctctccatatTGCTCTTCCGAACATTGGTGACtcttccagaaagggaaaatgaaaaaaaggcccTGAAGACACCCCTgcaccagagcctgctgcccctcttcttccactgccatgatgacAATCAGCttgtggcacag gcttctcagGAATCGCTGCTTTGTGTGGCCGAGTTCCTGAAGAGGAGGGATCTTGAAAGACTGGTGAAGAACCAGAATCTGTGGAAGTTCagcgagtgcctg ctggcagaggacagcagcagagcggccgagcacctgcgccaaGCACTGCcctacctgcagagcccacaggagtcCCTGCGAGCAGCAGCCATCAGGTTCACGG ggatggCCGCGCGGCACctgagggggaagaaggaagagctccGGCTCATCTACAACG ccctTCAACACCTGACAGaggacaccagcagtgccctgtCAGACGTGGCACTTGCAACATTGCAtgtcctccaggcactgcagagtgaGCCATATTCCgtcttccagaggctgcaagatCAGCTCCGCAGGGCATGGAGGACTCGGCCTGGTCTCTCGGCGCTCGGctggctgcgctgctgcagctctgctgagagctgA
- the LOC136570469 gene encoding olfactory receptor 14A16-like: protein MSNRSSIRHFLLLALADTRQLQLLHFCLLLGISLAALLGNGLIISAIACGHHLHTPMFFFLLNLALSDLGSICTTVPKAMQNSLWHTSTISYSACAAQLFFFIFFFSAEVSLLTIMCYDRYVSICKPLHYGTLLGSRACAHMAAAAWASAFLNALLHTGNTFSLPLCHGNVLGQFFSEIPQILKLSCSKSYLRKLGVIVVTASLSFCCFVFMVFSYVQIFRAVLRIPSEQGQHKAFSTCLPHLSVVSLFFSTGFFACLKPSSISSPSLDLAVSVLYSVVPPALNPLIYSLRNQELKAAVWRLMTGWIQKH from the coding sequence ATGTCCAACAGaagctccatcaggcacttcctcctgctggcattggcagacacgcggcagctgcagctcctgcacttctgcctcttgctgggcatctccctggctgccctcctgggcaacggcctcatcatcagcgccatagcctgcggccaccacctgcacacgcccatgttcttcttcctgctcaacctggccctcagcgacctgggctccatctgcaccactgtccccaaagccatgcaaaATTCCCTCTGGCacaccagcaccatctcctactcagcatgtgctgcacagctgtttttctttatcttcttcTTTTCAGCAGAGGTTTCCCTcctgaccatcatgtgctacgaccgctacgtgtccatctgcaaacccctgcactacgggaccctcctgggcagcagagcttgtgcccacatggcagcagctgcctgggccagtgccttcctcaatgctctgctgcacacaggcaatacattttccctgcccctgtgccatggcaatgtCCTGGGACAGTTCTTCTCTGAAATCCCACAGATCCTgaagctctcctgctccaaatcctACCTCAGGAAACTTGGGGTCATTGTGGTTACTGCCAGTTTgtcattttgttgttttgtgttcatggttttctcctatgtgcagatcttcagggctgtgctgaggatcccctctgagcagggacagcacaaagccttttccacctgcctccctcacctgtccGTGGTCTCCCTGTTTTTCAGTACTGGGTTTTTTGCCTGCTTGAAAccctcctccatctcctccccatccctggatctggcAGTGTCAGTTCTCTACTCAgtggtgcccccagccctgaaccccctcatctacagcctgaggaaccaggagctcaaggctgcagtgtggagaCTGATGACTGGATGGATTCAGAAACATTAA